In the genome of Photobacterium sp. TY1-4, one region contains:
- a CDS encoding BadF/BadG/BcrA/BcrD ATPase family protein, with translation MRYYVGVDGGGTSCRARICDPDGRLLGEAKTGSANIMLGSAVAMGSIQDAIATAAAQAGLTDADFSAMSVGLALAGAEQKEAWYDFMAQPHPYGAITLNTDAYGACLGAWKGEEGAILIAGTGSCGILLKDSAQQVVGGREFPISDHGGGAVMGLRLIQQVLLSVDDIVPQTPLAQQVLAHFNQDVDAIVSWSKTARPCDYGQFSPAIFAHAAEGDTLGIEMLRQTAADVEMLLTALFTRGAGQVCLMGSIGERIVPWLAPPFAARLAEPQGDAMDGALAMAKGSHNLYPL, from the coding sequence ATCCGTTATTACGTCGGGGTTGACGGCGGCGGGACCTCTTGCCGCGCCCGCATCTGTGATCCGGACGGCCGCCTGCTTGGCGAAGCCAAAACCGGCAGTGCCAATATCATGCTCGGCAGTGCCGTGGCCATGGGCTCGATTCAGGATGCCATCGCCACCGCAGCCGCCCAGGCTGGCCTCACCGATGCCGATTTTTCCGCCATGTCCGTTGGCCTGGCACTGGCCGGCGCCGAACAAAAAGAGGCCTGGTATGACTTTATGGCCCAGCCGCATCCGTATGGCGCTATCACCTTAAATACCGACGCCTACGGCGCCTGTCTGGGAGCCTGGAAAGGAGAAGAAGGCGCCATTTTGATTGCAGGCACCGGCTCCTGCGGCATCTTGCTCAAAGACAGCGCGCAGCAGGTGGTCGGCGGCCGGGAGTTCCCGATTTCCGATCATGGCGGCGGTGCTGTGATGGGGCTGCGGCTGATCCAGCAGGTCCTGCTCAGTGTCGACGATATTGTGCCGCAAACCCCGCTGGCCCAGCAGGTGTTGGCCCACTTCAACCAAGATGTGGATGCCATTGTCAGTTGGTCGAAAACGGCCCGTCCGTGTGATTACGGCCAGTTTTCACCGGCCATTTTCGCCCATGCCGCCGAAGGCGACACCTTAGGGATTGAGATGCTGCGCCAGACCGCTGCCGATGTCGAAATGCTGCTGACGGCACTGTTTACCCGTGGTGCCGGTCAGGTGTGCCTGATGGGCAGTATCGGGGAGCGGATTGTGCCTTGGCTGGCTCCACCGTTTGCCGCCCGCCTGGCCGAGCCTCAGGGCGATGCGATGGATGGTGCGCTGGCCATGGCCAAAGGGTCCCACAACCTGTACCCGTTATGA